The genomic window CGGATTCCGGCGGCGCTCCCCGGGTAGTCGACCCCGTTCCCATGATATCCCGATCGATCCGTCTCGAGGCCGTGGACGAATCGCGCCCGCGCTTGCGGGCACGAGCAGCGCCGCCGTTCGACGCCGGGGTGATCGACCGATGACCCACCGATACGTCTACGGCGTGATGAACGACGACCCCGTCGAGTTCGAGACCGACGCGGTCGGCGGCGCCGACCGCGTCTACACGGTCTCGCACCGACGGCTCAACGCCGTCGTCTCCGACATCGACACGACCGATCCGGAGGAGACCGACGAGGACGCCCAGCGACACGACGACGTCCTCCGGGAGATCATGGAGCGCGACGGCGGCCGCACCATCGTCCCGATGCAGTTCGGGATGGCCTTCGAGAACGATCGGGCACTGAAGAACGTCCTTCGAGGCGCGAGACCGGCGTTCCGCCGCGCGATCAACGACATCGAGGGCCGGGAGGAACTCGGCCTCAAGGTCGTCCGCGAGGAGGACGCCGACGTCGATACCGACGCGCTCGAAGAAGCCGTCGCGGACGCGCTCGAGCCGATCGCCGCCCAATCGGTCCCCAACGACCTGTTCAGCGATCGGCTCGTGCTCAACCGGTCGTACCTCGTCGACCGCGACGAGCGCGAGCGGTTCGACGAGGCGGTGGCCGACCTCGAGGCGGAGTACGACGACCTCATGTTCCGCTACACGGGGCCGTTCGCGCCGTACAGCTTCGTCGACGTCAAGATCGGAGCCCAACAGTAACCATGTTCATCCTCGACGACCTCCTGATCCGACCGTTCGTCGGCATCGTGGACACGCTGCACACGATGGCGCTGAGCGAGATGTACGACATCGAGGCGCTCGAGGACGACCTCAAGGAGAACCAGTTGCTGTACGAACTCGGCGAGCGCTCCGAGGAGGAGTACCGGCGCCGCAAGGACGAACTCGAGGAGGAGATCGAAATCGCCCGCGACGTCCACGAGCGACTCGCGAGCGGCCGCGTAGAGGTGAAACGCTGATGTCACCAGACGACCACACACCCGAGGACCGACGCGACGAATCGAGCGACGACCAGGGCCACTGGCTCACCAGCCTGCTGTCGGCCCTCGAGTGGCTGGACGAGGCCTCCCGCTCCGGCCAGCGCCGCGGCGATCGGACGACTATCGACTACGACGTCTCGATCCGGACCGGTGACGCGCTCACCGATCGACCGGCGGGCGATCGACGTCCGTTCGCCGGCGGCGCGGACGATCGCGATCGGTTCGACCGCGGACGGGACTCCGAGTGGAATCGACCGCGGACGCGCCGGTACCGCGGCGACTCGTCCGAATCGTCGCCGTCGACCGCGCCCTCGAGCGACCACCACGTGACGACGCGGGAGGCCGAAGACGAACTGCTCGTCACCGCCGACGTGGCCGGCGCCGATCCGGACGACGTCACCGTCGGATTCGACGGTGCGACGCTCGTCGTCGGGGTCGAGGACCGCGAGATCGATCGGGTCGACGTCCCGTGGCGCGAGCGAACGGCCGAGGCGACGATCAAAAACGGCGTGCTCTCCGTGCGGATCGAACCGGCCTCGAACGACGGGGCGGACGGAGCGTCGGCGTCGGACACGGAACCGGAACCCGAGGCGTCCGAGACGTCGTCGGAAACGGAGACCGAGACGGCGACGGACTCGGACCCCGAGACGGAGGACGACGATGAGTGACGACGCGGCCGACGCCGGAGAGACCTTCGACGCCCTCCTCGACGAGGCGGAGGACTCCCTCGAGAACCTCGATGAGTATCTCGGCGGCGTCGAGAACGTCGAAGAGCTCGACGACAGCGCGCTCGAGACGATCGTCGGCGACGTCGAGACGCTCGTCACCGTCGTCCGAGAGACCGAGGAACTGCTCGAGGCGATCGACCTCAGCGAACTTCCCGAGGCCGTCGACGGCGACGACCTCCTCGAGGCGATCGAGATAGGGAAGATTCCCGAGGTGCTGGCAGACGACGAACAGGGCGCGAGCGACCTCGTGAATTTCACGCAGCTCTTCCGGGCGATCAACCTGTTGAACGCCTGGAACGCCACCGATCTCACCGATATCTGGAAGGAGAAACGCGAACTCCAGGACGCCGTCGACGAACTCGGGGACGGCGAGGACGCCGGCATGGTCGAGGACGCGGTTTCGGACGTCGTCGGCGGCGGTGACGACGAGGGCGGCCTGATCGGCGGCGACGACGACGACCTGATCGAGATGGACGCCGGCGACGCGAAGCAGGCGCTGGGCGACATCAACGTCGCGGAGGATCCGGAGGCCTATCAGATCGCCATTCAGGAGCAGGCGCTGAAGGGAATCGACGCGTTCCGGTCGGCGCTGCTCGAGACCCACGAGAAGTTCGA from Haloterrigena sp. KLK7 includes these protein-coding regions:
- a CDS encoding GvpL/GvpF family gas vesicle protein, with the protein product MTHRYVYGVMNDDPVEFETDAVGGADRVYTVSHRRLNAVVSDIDTTDPEETDEDAQRHDDVLREIMERDGGRTIVPMQFGMAFENDRALKNVLRGARPAFRRAINDIEGREELGLKVVREEDADVDTDALEEAVADALEPIAAQSVPNDLFSDRLVLNRSYLVDRDERERFDEAVADLEAEYDDLMFRYTGPFAPYSFVDVKIGAQQ
- the gvpF gene encoding gas vesicle protein GvpF, yielding MFILDDLLIRPFVGIVDTLHTMALSEMYDIEALEDDLKENQLLYELGERSEEEYRRRKDELEEEIEIARDVHERLASGRVEVKR
- a CDS encoding Hsp20/alpha crystallin family protein; its protein translation is MSPDDHTPEDRRDESSDDQGHWLTSLLSALEWLDEASRSGQRRGDRTTIDYDVSIRTGDALTDRPAGDRRPFAGGADDRDRFDRGRDSEWNRPRTRRYRGDSSESSPSTAPSSDHHVTTREAEDELLVTADVAGADPDDVTVGFDGATLVVGVEDREIDRVDVPWRERTAEATIKNGVLSVRIEPASNDGADGASASDTEPEPEASETSSETETETATDSDPETEDDDE